One window of Amaranthus tricolor cultivar Red isolate AtriRed21 chromosome 11, ASM2621246v1, whole genome shotgun sequence genomic DNA carries:
- the LOC130826876 gene encoding uncharacterized protein LOC130826876, which yields MPPPSGRAVSHVWSYFTKEPTENPDIFLCTCQICESQGVKPLVSYSFARGGGTGSFNKHLAKKHGITKETHAASGSGTTSGSRQTQWDIPITGRRVLDEKRSRLAPHSIQICVCKKDWDQAEIRTQGLRNDDDQDDDDDPWMMMDTSASSSRGESVEASNQPHDDDEDE from the exons atgccacctcctagtggtagagctgtttcacatgtgtggtcgtatttcacaaaagaaccaaccgagaatccagatattttcttatgcacttgtcaaatttgtgaaagtcaaggagtaaagcccttagtttcatacagtttcgccagag gtggtggtacgggatcttttaacaaacatttggcaaagaagcatggaatcacaaaagaaactcatgcagcaagcgggagcgggaccacaagtggaagccgacagacacaatgggacattcccatcacag gtagaagagttttggacgaaaagcgatctcgtcttgctccacatagtattcaaatatgtgtttgcaagaaagattgggatcaagcggagattcgaacacaaggactaaggaatgatgatgatcaagacgacgatgatgatccatggatgatgatggatacatctgcatcatcgtcaagAGGAGAGTCAgtggaagcatctaatcaaccacatgatgatgacgaagacgaatag